The window CGACAGCGCCGCGCGCCATGCGATGGATCGACTCCGGCTTTCCACCGGGCCCGATTGGGCCGTACTCGGTGCCGGGGCCCCGCAACGTGCAGAGCAGGCGCCCGGATACGGCGTCAACATGCCATTTCGGACAGGGCTGACCATCCGTGACGTCGAGACGAAGTTCAAGCATTGGGGAAGCAAAAACGCCCATTGCAAGCTTCGACAGTTCTTGAACTACGTCTGCAAGCTGTTTGGAACAAGCGCCGGCATCCGCGTCTTCGCACGATTGGCGGATTGCTCGTGAAACATGGCGGACGGCAAGGCGGCGTCGCATTCGCGGCAAACGCTCCGGTGGTAAGGCGTCAAGCTCCCTTGCCAGTTCATCCGGCAGGGAGCGCTCCCAAAGGGCCAGGGACACCCCTTCCATACCCAGTGTCTGGAGGACGCGCGCATCAGTGCTGCTGTTCATTGCCGTTGCAATGCGGGGGATTGCAAATGTCATGCAATGGTCTCCGGTCGGATACAGAAAGGGAAGGAATCGGGATTTTCAAGCAACGCTCCCGGCCCCTTCGGCTGCGTCGAAAAAGCTTGAAAGCGTCGTGATCTCAGGGCGTGGGCCAGTCATTTTTCACCTCTGGGGAGCCGACTTGTTGTAATTGAATAACGTCACAATCTGGGTAATTGAAATGACATAACATTACAAGTCACGATCAAACATTCGGATCGATATTTGATGGTCTCGTTGGAGAAGGAGAGTGTGACGTCTCCAGAGGTCCCAGGACGGTATCACCGCCTGAACGCCAAACAGGACTGAACCTTCCACGACCTGCTGAACTTGCATTACGCTGA of the Algicella marina genome contains:
- a CDS encoding DUF1826 domain-containing protein; translated protein: MTFAIPRIATAMNSSTDARVLQTLGMEGVSLALWERSLPDELARELDALPPERLPRMRRRLAVRHVSRAIRQSCEDADAGACSKQLADVVQELSKLAMGVFASPMLELRLDVTDGQPCPKWHVDAVSGRLLCTLRGPGTEYGPIGPGGKPESIHRMARGAVGVFRGALWPGQELAAIVHRSPPREAGGTRLLVVIDPVDDAGAC